The Zonotrichia leucophrys gambelii isolate GWCS_2022_RI unplaced genomic scaffold, RI_Zleu_2.0 Scaffold_613_29687, whole genome shotgun sequence genome includes the window gaggggattggggggcactggtttatactgggagggactgggatgaactgggataaactgggagggactgggaggtgATTGGGGcagactgggataaactgggaaagGGTTAAAGTGGGATTcagggttactggtttatactgggagggactgggaaagggttaaaggggggtttggggttactggtttgtactgggaggggatttgggggcactggtttatactgggaaggactgggagggggtttggggtcactggtttatactgggagggactgggataaactggaaaggactgggaggggtttgggggggcctgggagggactgggaaagggtaaaagggagatttggggttactggtttgtactgggagggggtttgggggcactggtttatactgggagggaactgggagggcaTTTCTTAACCCATACTGGTCCAGACTGGTCCAaactggtccgtactggtttCTGCAGGTTCCATTACGCCGCTCGCATCTGGGACGGGGTGAAGAAATCCTCAGCCCTGGCCGAGTACGGCCGCTTACTgggctgaactgggagcactgggaagctCCCCCCGCGCCAATAAACCGCCAAAACCGCCTCGTCTCGCTCTTAATTAACGCCACATCTTAATTAGTTAATTACCTAAAGCTTTATTAGGTGTAATTACCCTCACGGAGGTTTAATTATCGTCGTTCCacccctttcccctcacggcTTCCCGCGCTTGGAAAAGGGCGGGAAACCCCCTCACGTGACCATAGATGCGGGAGGACTAGCGGGGTAGAGCGGCTCCGCGCGCATGCGCAGAAGCGCCGGGAGGACTGCGGAGAAGCCATAGAGTTGGGGGTGTGTTGGACAGAGCGTCTCCTCCATGAAGGAGCTCGGAGGCGGCTTCCGGTGGAGCTCTGAGGGGGCTTCCGGTGGCGCCGTGAGGGGAGGGAGGCGGCGATGGCGGAGATTCCGTTCACGCGGGTGGTGTCGGTGACCAGCGCGGATCCGGTGGGTTCAGAGAGGTTCGGTGGGAGCGGGAGGAGGTCCCGGTACCGGGAGGAGGttccggtcccggtcccgcgGGTTTGGGGTCGTTGTTGAGGCTCCGGTGCGTCCGCAGCGTCACCCGGCGGAGAATCTGCTGAGGCCCGACGATGGCGGGAAATGGAGAGGAGCGACGGCGGGGGAGAAACAGCTGAGTGTGGTGCTGGAGgtgggactgggataaactgggagggactgggaaagggCAATAGTGGGATTTGgagttactggtttatactgggagggactgggatagactgggaggggactgaggggcactggggtaaactgggatggactgggagggaattggAGAGGATTGGGAGGGGAttgagggaactgggagggactgggaaagggttaaggggggatttggggttactggtttatactgggagttactgggaatttactggtttgaactggtCGCAGCTGGGCGACACCAGGCCCATCCATTCCCTGCACATCGGCAACGACGGCGCCGCCTTcgtggaggtgctgctgggctgctctgccggGGGAGAGTTCCAGGTGAGAcctggggggcacctgggcacacctgggggtgggaaaatggggcaaaactgcgaaaatttgggggaaatcggtgaaaatttggaggaaaacggtaaaaatttgggggaaaatggtgaaaatttgggagtttggggacacctgggcacagctgagcctcaCCTGTCCATATCTCACCCTTATCTCACCTTTATCTCACCCttatctcacctgtcccaggtgctcctccccagctcagctctgatgTCACCCAGCGAGagccgggcgggggcggggccaggccGGGTGCGGCTCTTTGGGCCTCAGTCATTGGTCAAACGCCCGGCCACGCCCACCGCGGCCACGCCCACGGCCAGGTACGACCGACTGCAGGTGGTGCTGAGCCAGCCCTACTGCCAGGTGAGCGCACCTGGGGGCGGGGTCAGGGGTCACCTGAGGGGGTCAGGGGTCACCTGGGGGCGGGGTCAGGTCTCACCTTTCCGGTCTCACCTGTTGGCCCCGCCCCCAGAGCCGCCCCTATGGCCTGGCGTTCATCAGAGCCTTCGCTGCCCCTGAGGAGGGTGAGGAACCGCCCCCGGCACCggtgagtgaccaatgagtgaccactgagtgaccactgaccaatcACTGACCAAtcagtgaccactgagtgaccactgaccactgagtgaccactgaccaatcagtgaccactgagtgaccactgaccaatcactgaccactgagtgacctcTGACCAATCACTGGCCACTGACCTctcactgaccactgagtgaccactgaccaatcactgaccactgagtgacctcTGACCAATCACTCACCACTGACCAatcactgaccactgagtgaccactgaccaatcactgaccactgagtgaccactgaccagtGAGTGACCCCTAAGTGACCAGTGACCAGTAAGTGACCAacgagtgaccactgaccactgagtgtCCAGTGAGTGACCAATAAGTGACCACTGGCCAACGAGTGACCAATAAGTGACCAATGGCTGCTGAGTGACCAatgaccaatgagtgaccaccGTGTGAGTGACCACTGAATGAGCAATCACTGAccgctgagtgaccactgacccctgagtgaccaatgggtggccaatgagtgaccactgactgTTGAGTGACCAAGTGACCGGTGACTTATgggtgaccactgagtgaccagcGAGTAACCCATGGCCgatgagtgaccactgagtggTTAttgaccactgagtgaccagaATGACCaatgaccactgagtgaccaatgagtacTGAGTGACCGTTAAccagtgagtgaccactgaccactaAGTGACCAACAACTGACCATTGACCATTGAGTGAgcaatgagtgaccactgagtggTTAttgaccactgagtgaccagaATGACCAATGACCAGTGAccgagtgaccactgagtgaccactgagtgaccaatgagtacTGAGTGACCGTTAAccagtgagtgaccactgaccagtGAGTGACCCCTGAATGACCAGTGACCAGTAAGTGACCAACAaatgaccactgaccactgagtgaccaatgagtgaccactgtgTGAGTGACCCCATGCTGACCCCTGACCTTTGACCCCAGGTTCGCCGCCTGGGCGCGTTCACGCTGCGCgaggagggggaggggagcccccgccgcccccccgggGCGCTGTTCTACCAACGCCCCTCCCCCACCGCAGGtgaggccacgccccctttAGCCCCTCCCTTGCCCATTGAAGCCCCTCCCATCCCCAGTTAAGCTCCTCCCCCTTCACAGGCCCCGCCCAGCCCCCGCCTGGGCCCAGCTACGCTGCAGCCGCTCTGCAGGAGACGGAGAGGGATGGAAATGGACAGGtaagggaaccccaaaatacatctggggaaccccaaaatcaccccaaaatacacctgggacaccccaaatacacctggggaaccccaaacacacctggggaaccccaaaatcaccccaaaatcaccccaaaatacacctgggggagcccaaaatcatcccaaaatacacctgggacaccccaaaatacacctgggggaccccaaaatacacctgggggaccccaaaatacacctgggacaccccaaacccacctggggcaccccaaaatcatcccaaaatacacctgggacacacctggtgcacctggggaaccccaaatACACCTGGggaacccaaaatcaccccaaaattcacctgggacaccccaaataCACCTGGGagaccccaaactcccccaaaattcaacctggggaccccaaaatcccacctgggaccccccaaaatccatctggaacctcccaaaattccacctggggacccccaaaccccccaaactccatctgggaccccaaaactccccaaaatccctcctgggaccccccaaaatccatctggAACCTCCCAAATTTCACCTGAACCCCCCAAATCTCACCTGAACCCCCCCAAATCTCACctgaaccccccaaaaattccctttctaaccccccctttttttttttttttttttattttttctccccacagccccccaagcgccgcctcccctcccccaccaccaccaccaacgggaccccccaaaaaaagcccaaaataccccaaaaatccccccaaaaaaaccctccaaaaaaatcagaaacctCCACAAAAAATCcggaaaaccccaaaaaaaattcaggaaccTCCCAAAAAAATTCGGGACCCCCTCAGAAAAATTCCGAAAACCCCCAGAAAAATTCAGGAACGctccaaaaatatttggaaaaccccaaaaaaaattcgGGAGCCCAACAAAAAAACgtggaaaattcccaaaaaaattcagaaaattcacaaaaaaattcggaaaattcccaaaaaaattcagaaaattcacaaaaaaattcagaaaattcccaaaaaaattcagaaaattcccaaaaaaattcgggaaattcccaaaaaaattcggGGGTCCCCAATGTGGGCGggggtcccattttggggggggtggtgCTGGCGCTGAGCGGTTTCCAGAACCCTCTACGGGGTCACCTGAGGTCAGCGGCCACGGCCATGGGGGCGGAGTATCGGCCGGACTGGACACCTGAGTGCACCCACCTGGTGTAGGTGACCATTTATGGCATGGCCACGCCCACTTTGGGCTGGCCACGCCCACTTTGGGGTGTTATTTCCATATATGGTGTGGCCGTGGCCATTTTGGGGCAGTTCTGTCCATATATGGTGTGGCCGTGGCCATTTTGGGGCACTTATGCCCATATATGGTAAGGAAACGCCCATTTTGGGGTGGCCACGCCCATTTTGGGGGTGTTATTTCCATATATGGTGTGGCTGTGCCCATTTTGGGGCAGTTCTGTCCATATATGGTAAGGAAACGCCCATTTTGGGGTAGCCACGCCCATTTTGGGGTGGCCACGCCCATTCTGGGGGTGTTATTTCCATATATGGTGTGGCTGTGCCCATTTTGGGGCAGTTCTGTCCATATATGGTAAGGAAACGCCCATTTTGGGGTGGCCACGCCCACTTTGGGGGTGTTATTTCCATATATGGTGTGGCTGTGTCCATTTTGGGGGTGTTATTTCCATATATGGTAGGGGAAACGCCCATTTTGGGGTGGCCACGCCCATTTTGGGGGTGTTATTTCCATATATGGTGTGGCTGTGCCCATTTTGGGGAATTATGTCCATATATGGTAAGGAAACGCCCATTTTGGGATGGCCACGCCCATTTTGGGGTGGCCACGCCCATTTTGGGTGGGGTGTTATTTCCATATATGGTGTGGCCGTGCCCATTTTGGGGCAGTTATGCCATATATGGTAAGGAAACGCCCATTTTGGGATGGCCACGCCCATTTGGGGGGTGTTATTTCCATATATGGTGTGGCGTGCCTTTGGGCAGTTTGTCCTATATATGTAAGGAAACGCCATTTGGGTGGCCACGCCCATTTTATGGTGTGGCCACGCCCATTCTTGGGGGTGTTATTTCCATATATGTGTGGCCGTGGCCATTTTGGGGCAGGTATGTCCATATATGGTAAGGAAACGCCCATTTTGGTGCACGCCCATTTTGGGGCGGTTATTTCCATGTATGGGATGGCCACGCCCATTTTTGACCCCTTATGTCCATTTATTGTGTGGCCACGCCCATTTTTGGACAGTTTTTCATTATGGATGGCCCGCCATTTTTGGACATTTAGTTCATTTATGGACAGGCACGTTCAATTTTGGGTGGCCACACCCATTTGAGGTGGCCACGCCCACTTGTGGACTGTTATGTTAATTTACGGTGTGGCCACGCCCATTTCTGGTATGGCCACACCCATTTTTTTGACAGGTATGTCTATTTAAGGGACAACCACACCCCTTTTTGGGTGGCCACGCCCATTTTTGGGCATCATATCCATTTTATGTAGGGGCCAACCATTTACGTTATGACAGCCATTTTAATGGGACCACGCCATTTGAGTGACCACGCCATTTGGGtatctaattaatttttatggCCACGCCCATCTTTTATAATAACCCGCCCTTTTAATTCGCCACGCCCTTTTGCATGCAGCCACGCCACTTTTGCCTGTTATTCCATTTGAGCTATCCACACCCAGTTTTTTTGTAACCACGCCCATTTTCGTTAGCACGCCCTTTTAATTCACCACGCACCTTTTGGATGCACCACGCCCACTTTTGCCAGTTATTTCTTTTGAGCTATCCAACATTTTTTGTAACCACGCCCAATTTCGTTAGCACCCTTTCAATGCAGCCACGCCCCTTTTGGATGCAACCACGCCCACTTTTTGCCagttatttccatttttgaGCTATCCACACCCAGGTTTTTGTAACCACGCCCATTTTTTGCTAGCCACGCCCCTTTTCAATGCAGCCACGCCCCCTTTGGATGCAACCACGCCCACTTTTTGCCtgttatttccatttttgaGCTATCAACACCCAGTTTTTTTGTAACCACGCCCATTTTTTGCTAGCCACGCCCCTTTTAAATGCAGCCACGCCCCTTTTGGATGCAACCACGCCCACTTTTTGCCtgttatttccatttttgaGCTATCCACACCCAGTTTTTTTGTAACCACGCCCAATTTTCGTTAGCCACGCCCCTTTTGGATGCAACCACGCCCACTTTTTGCCtgttatttccatttttgaGCTATCCACACCCACTTTTTTTGTAACCACGCCCAATTTTCGTTAGCCACGCCCCTTTTGGCTGCAACCACGCCCATTTTtgctctcacctgtcccaggtgcgCCTTCCCCAGGACCCCGAAGGCGGCGCGGGCGCGGCAGCAGGGCGGGGTCGTGGTGGGGGCCAGGTGGATCTGGGAGTGCCAGAAACGGGGCCGGAGGCTGAGCTGCGGGCCGTGAgtaaaaatggggcaaaaaaccggaaaaacggtgaaaaacCGGGTGAAATtcggggaaaaaatggggatttttgggtggaaaattgggtgaaatttgggtaaaatttgggttaaaaatggggatttttggggggaaaattgggtgaattttgggtaaGAATTTGGGTGGAAATGGAGTAAAAATTGgctgaaatttgggtgaaaataggaattttgggtggaaaattgggtaaaaattggatggaaaagggtggaaaaatgggaaagttGGGTGAAAATTGGTTTAGAAGAAATTAATTGGGGTAAAACGTGGGTAAATTGGATGAAAATTTAGGTGAAATTTGGTTGGAATATTGGTGAAATTTGGGCAAAAGTTggggaaaaggtgaaaaatgggggaaaattgggtgaaatttggattaaaaataGATGAAATTGGGGTGAAAATTGGGTTAAAATTGGGTTAATATTTGGTGaaaatttgggtgaaatttggatgtaaatttgggtgaaatttgggtaAGAATTTGGTGAAAATGGAGTAAAAATTGgctgaaatttgggtgaaaaatgaggatttttgggtgaaaattgggtgaattttgggtaaGAATTTGGGTGAAAATGGAGTAAAAATTGgctgaaatttgggtgaaaaatgaggatttttggggggaaaattgggtgaaGATTGGGTAAAAATTGGGTGGAAaaggggtgaaaaatgggggaaaattggatgaaatttggattaaaaataGATG containing:
- the LOC135441878 gene encoding DNA repair protein XRCC1-like, whose product is MAEIPFTRVVSVTSADPRHPAENLLRPDDGGKWRGATAGEKQLSVVLELGDTRPIHSLHIGNDGAAFVEVLLGCSAGGEFQVLLPSSALMSPSESRAGAGPGRVRLFGPQSLVKRPATPTAATPTARYDRLQVVLSQPYCQSRPYGLAFIRAFAAPEEGEEPPPAPVRRLGAFTLREEGEGSPRRPPGALFYQRPSPTAGPAQPPPGPSYAAAALQETERDGNGQPPKRRLPSPTTTTNGTPQKKPKIPQKSPQKNPPKKSETSTKNPENPKKNSGTSQKNSGPPQKNSENPQKNSGTLQKYLENPKKNSGAQQKNVENSQKNSENSQKNSENSQKNSENSQKNSENSQKNSENSQKNSGNSQKNSGVPNVGGGPILGGVVLALSGFQNPLRGHLRSAATAMGAEYRPDWTPECTHLVCAFPRTPKAARARQQGGVVVGARWIWECQKRGRRLSCGPYLLDGSASSGSEGEEPEEAPPPPRPSPKGKKGAGPPQMDKPETPPPVAPATPPESGDSEDQSEDTDPFGGTTEENSEDEEEGEGLPIPPLPDFFEDKKFFLHGEFPEGEGRRLRRLVVAFGGSLAPYMDESVTHVVTSQDWDPAFEEALELRPSLLFVRPHWLLLCGERQRPIPAQPYLVTSSARQ